The nucleotide window AACTCGAGAAACTCGAAAAGGCTGACCGTGCCAAGTCACTCGAGCCCCAGGCCGCACCGACCAATGACCTCAAACTCCTTAATGGTGAGTGGAAGGTTGTGGCTCTGGAAGCCAACGGAAAGAAGGCCCCGGCCGCCGAGATTGAGGGTGGGCGTTGGGTGTTCTCGGGCGCGGAAGTCCAGTTCGGTGACCCCGGCGAGAAACTCGGGGGGAGATCGTCTGTGAAACTGGACACGACCAAATCGCCGAAGCACATCGATCTGGCCGGCCTGGAAGGAGCGGGTAAGGGCATAACGAGTCCGGGGATCTACAAGCTGGAAAAGGGCCGACTCGTCATTTGTCTGGGGGACCCGAAGAGCGGCGAGAAGGGGCGGCCCACAACCTTCGCTACCGGGGCGCTGGGTGAAGCAGCGCTTATAACCCTTGAGCGGGTCAAGGACAAGAAGTAGCGCCGCGCCAACACACATTGGCATAATTGATTATATTGGCCGACGGATGTGTTTTTTGTGATTGATTCTGCGCAGACATCTCGAACTGTGTCGCAAGACCGCGGCACTACTACGTGCTGAAGACCAACCTCGCCCACCACCCGCGCACGCGGCCGAGGTTCCCCCCGGCCGCGGCTTCGCTCACGCTCGGGTTCTCACTTCTCGATCGTCGGCTTGAAGTCGAGCGTCTTCACCAGGAACGCCCACTGGTCGGCGACTTCCTCAATGATCTTCGTCGTCGGCTTG belongs to Gemmata obscuriglobus and includes:
- a CDS encoding TIGR03067 domain-containing protein, translated to MSTAKWKMAAGAVACLLGLAGAGIAAFGSLPSTPAPPAPMPVPAAPPQKGEPASKVKTNAELAQDAKDRFAEFEQLLTVITELELLKHRREIYAAGRPGKEDATALTKKVADLERKIQELRPRLKYYTDDIGLNSPSRLPWAIKEIKEELEKLEKADRAKSLEPQAAPTNDLKLLNGEWKVVALEANGKKAPAAEIEGGRWVFSGAEVQFGDPGEKLGGRSSVKLDTTKSPKHIDLAGLEGAGKGITSPGIYKLEKGRLVICLGDPKSGEKGRPTTFATGALGEAALITLERVKDKK